Proteins from a single region of Amycolatopsis sp. CA-230715:
- a CDS encoding uridine kinase, with protein MAVRRSVSTWQQPIPPPGGPERDALVAEIAARVLALGENRLRVGIDGFTAAGKTSFGHELGERIAQAGRPVLRSCLDDFKKPWRDRHLYDRESGEGYYRNAYDYSAAAELLLAPAGPEGTGSCALCLRDPFTQIDHSAERVEAAEDAVLIVDGVFAFRPEIDRYWDYRVWIEIDGDLSVARGAVRDQNWAGSNAEAIHRDRYLVAERIYLAEADPRGRVDVVIDNRVFDRPQATFRSE; from the coding sequence ATGGCGGTGCGACGCTCGGTATCGACGTGGCAGCAACCGATTCCGCCACCGGGCGGCCCCGAGCGGGACGCGCTCGTCGCCGAAATCGCGGCGAGGGTGCTGGCGCTGGGCGAAAACCGGCTCCGCGTCGGTATCGACGGGTTCACCGCGGCGGGCAAGACGAGCTTCGGACACGAGCTCGGCGAGCGCATCGCGCAAGCGGGCAGACCGGTACTCCGCTCGTGCCTCGACGATTTCAAGAAACCGTGGCGCGACAGGCATCTCTACGACCGCGAGTCCGGGGAAGGCTACTACCGCAACGCATACGACTACTCCGCCGCAGCGGAGTTGCTGCTGGCCCCCGCCGGGCCGGAAGGCACCGGGAGCTGCGCGCTGTGCCTGCGTGACCCGTTCACCCAGATCGACCACAGCGCCGAACGCGTCGAGGCGGCCGAGGACGCGGTGCTCATCGTCGACGGGGTGTTCGCGTTCCGGCCGGAGATCGACCGCTACTGGGACTACCGCGTGTGGATCGAGATCGACGGCGACCTTTCCGTCGCACGGGGCGCGGTGCGCGACCAGAACTGGGCGGGTTCGAACGCCGAGGCCATCCATCGCGACCGCTACCTGGTGGCCGAGCGGATCTACCTCGCCGAAGCGGATCCGCGCGGCCGGGTCGACGTGGTGATCGACAACCGCGTCTTCGACCGTCCACAAGCGACTTTCCGGTCGGAGTGA